DNA from Candidatus Margulisiibacteriota bacterium:
TGCCTTTTAAGAAATCAAGCTCCATTAAAAAAACTATAGCCTTGGTTTGAGCATTGGTAAGCTGCAAAAGTTTTTCTATAGCATGAATTGTTCCACCTGTAGCCAGAACGTCATCCACTACTACCACCTTGTCCTTTTTGGTTAACGCGTCCTTATGGATTTCCAGAATATCTTTACCATATTCCAGATCATATTCCATGGAGTGGACCTCATGGGGCAGTTTGTTTTTCTTTCTGATCGGGACAAAACGTTTTTTGCATTTATAGGCCAGCGCTGCTGCAAAAATAAAACCGCGCGATTCGACTCCGGCTATTACGTCGAAATCCACCTTATTAAGTGCATCAGCCATTTGTTTTATTGTGCTGCGGAAGGCTTTGGCATTGTTAAGTAAAGGTGTAATGTCTTTGAATATGATACCTTTTTTTGGAAAGTCAGGGATATCTCTTACCCATTTTTTTAAGTCCATATTGTCCTCCCTTATTTATTTTAATGACCAAAGGTTAAAGTTTATTCGGTTCAGGGCAGTTTTTTATTTGATAATTGTAACATAGAAATTCAATAATTCAGATGATTTGCTGAAAATATTTTGTAAGTTCGCAGGATATTTTCAAGACTGAAGGAGAAATAAAAAAAATTAACGAAAATCATTTGCCAAACTCTGTATTTTTTTGAATTATTCGTGATATTATTGAAATAACAAAAATAATAATGACTTAATTGGGGGGTCATACCTTGCAGGAAAAAATCGATCAGCTAGCTTTAGACGTAAATTTTTTGGACGCCAGTGATATTCAAACTATCAAATGTGTTCATGATGATCTTGTGGACGTTCGTCGTGATATAGGGTCAAAAAATGAACTTATCGACAAGCTGCTGGCAACTGTTATCAATTTTGTCAGTGGAGTGATCGAAGGTAGTATTTCTTTCGAATCGCTTGAAGACAGAGTTTCATCCTTAATTAATATACTGATCCTAAATGAAGGTGAGTTAACCACAAAAAAGAAAAAAATAGCATTATCTGCTGAACTTGAGAATAATATTCGACAGGTAATTGAAAAATTTACCTTGAATGAAACAGGTATGAGCAGTATTCGGGAAACTGAAAAAAAGGAAAGTGATCAGAAAGCGAGCGTAGATGACGGCATGGACTTCATTAATGATAAACAGCTGTTTATCGATTTTATTGTAGAAGCAAGGGATCATTTGGCGGTTATTGAAGAAAGCATTCTGGGCCTGGAGGAAAATCCACATGACAGCGGCAAAATTGACGCGATTTTCAGGGCTTTTCATACGATTAAAGGTGTAGCCTTATTTTTAAGGCTCAAACAAATCGGGGAACTGGCTCATAAAACCGAAAGTGCTCTGGATAAGGTAAGGAATAAAGTTGTCCCTTTCAGTTCTCATGTGGCTGATGTTATGTTTAGCGTCCGCGACAAGATTATTTCGATGATGGATGCTTTGGAACAAAACCTCGCCAAAGATTTATTGAAAGAAAGCGAATTTGAACTGTTTGATATATTGAACGATGTAGATAATATTTTTAACATAAAAGCTGAGGCTGATAAATCTCCGGAGTCTAAAAGTGAGGATATTGTTAAAAAGAATGACCATACTTCCAATATTGATAATTCCATAAAAGTTGATTACTTAAAAATAGATCATTTAATAAATTATACCGGGGAATTGCTTATAGCTCAGTCTTTATTGTGGAATAATAACTATATTCTGGGTAATAATGATCAGAAATTTTTAAATATAATAGAACAAATCAAACGAATATCATCAGAGCTGCAAAAAATCAGTTTAAGCATGAGGATGGTACCGATTAAACAAACATTTTCCAAAATGCAGCGGATTGTTCGGGACTTGTCACACAAACTGCAAAAACAGGTAAAAGTAGTGCTTATCGGTGAGGACACCGAACTGGACAGGTCTCTCATCGAATCTATTAATGATCCGTTGGTACATTTGGTCAGAAACTCAATTGATCATGGTCTGGAAAACCCGGAGGAGAGGAAAAAATCCGGCAAACCTGAATTCGGGACCATTCACCTTAAAGCTTATCATCAGGGTGGCAGTATTGTAATCGAAGTCAGCGACGACGGGAAAGGTCTGAATAAAGAAAGAATTCTGGCCAAAGCCCTTGAAAAAGAGCTGATAAAAGATTCTACCGGTATGAGCGATCAGTCCATCTGGCAGCTTATTATGGAGCCGGGTTTTTCTACTGCGGAAAATCTAACGGATGTATCCGGCAGGGGTGTGGGTATGGATGTCGTCAAATCTAATGTCGACAAACTGCGCGGGCGAGTAGATATTTATTCGAAAAGCGGCGAGGGCACCACCATGACCTTACGTATACCTTTAACGCTGGCGATAATCCTTGGTATGATTGTAACCATAGGCGGTGAGTACTATATAATTCCTTTACAAACGATTATGGATATTTTACGGCCTCAACCCGGACAAATTCATTCAGTGGAACATAAGAATGAGGTGCTGCTGATGAGAGGGGAAACAATCCCTATCATCAGATTATACAAGATGTTAAATATTGAAAATGCCCGGACCAATCCTAATGATGCTCTGCTGATTGTAGTTGAATTCGAGGGCAAACATAAAGCTCTGATGGTTGATGATATTCTGGGGCAACAGGAAGTTGTAATAAAATCTATTTATGAAAGCCTCAATGAAAGAAAGTTTTTCTCAGGTTGTTCTATATTAGGGAATGGTAAAGCAAGCTTAATTTTGAATATGGGAAGATTTTTTTCTCTGGAATAGTTTAAAGTGAGAAAAAATTAATATAGAATATAAGTATATATAAATTATAATTAAGAAGGGGAGTGCTATATGACAAAACAATATACCGAGACACTTGTAACCTCCAATAGTACCAAAGTATTGGAAGGGAAATATTTGTCCTTCAGAGTAGGAGAGGAAGAATATGGTATACCTATAAAAAAAGTTATCGAAATTTTAAGCATGATGGATATTACTCATATACCGCATACTCCTGACTATGTTAAAGGTGTAATTAACTTGAGAGGCAAGATTATTCCCGTTATGGACCTCAGGCTGAAATTCGGTCTGTCTCAGCAGGAATATACTGAAAGGACCTGTATTATTGTTGTTGATGTGGATACTCCTAAAGGTAAGGCCTTAATGAGCATCGCTGTTGATTTTGTTTCCGAAGTGATTGACGTTTCAGCAGGAGATATCAGCGAAGCGCCGGATTTCGGCC
Protein-coding regions in this window:
- a CDS encoding chemotaxis protein CheW produces the protein MTKQYTETLVTSNSTKVLEGKYLSFRVGEEEYGIPIKKVIEILSMMDITHIPHTPDYVKGVINLRGKIIPVMDLRLKFGLSQQEYTERTCIIVVDVDTPKGKALMSIAVDFVSEVIDVSAGDISEAPDFGQAVKTDYILGIAKFQNKIKILLSIEKVLNDENIISIMENVQQMKDG
- a CDS encoding chemotaxis protein CheA; translated protein: MQEKIDQLALDVNFLDASDIQTIKCVHDDLVDVRRDIGSKNELIDKLLATVINFVSGVIEGSISFESLEDRVSSLINILILNEGELTTKKKKIALSAELENNIRQVIEKFTLNETGMSSIRETEKKESDQKASVDDGMDFINDKQLFIDFIVEARDHLAVIEESILGLEENPHDSGKIDAIFRAFHTIKGVALFLRLKQIGELAHKTESALDKVRNKVVPFSSHVADVMFSVRDKIISMMDALEQNLAKDLLKESEFELFDILNDVDNIFNIKAEADKSPESKSEDIVKKNDHTSNIDNSIKVDYLKIDHLINYTGELLIAQSLLWNNNYILGNNDQKFLNIIEQIKRISSELQKISLSMRMVPIKQTFSKMQRIVRDLSHKLQKQVKVVLIGEDTELDRSLIESINDPLVHLVRNSIDHGLENPEERKKSGKPEFGTIHLKAYHQGGSIVIEVSDDGKGLNKERILAKALEKELIKDSTGMSDQSIWQLIMEPGFSTAENLTDVSGRGVGMDVVKSNVDKLRGRVDIYSKSGEGTTMTLRIPLTLAIILGMIVTIGGEYYIIPLQTIMDILRPQPGQIHSVEHKNEVLLMRGETIPIIRLYKMLNIENARTNPNDALLIVVEFEGKHKALMVDDILGQQEVVIKSIYESLNERKFFSGCSILGNGKASLILNMGRFFSLE
- a CDS encoding adenine phosphoribosyltransferase, whose protein sequence is MDLKKWVRDIPDFPKKGIIFKDITPLLNNAKAFRSTIKQMADALNKVDFDVIAGVESRGFIFAAALAYKCKKRFVPIRKKNKLPHEVHSMEYDLEYGKDILEIHKDALTKKDKVVVVDDVLATGGTIHAIEKLLQLTNAQTKAIVFLMELDFLKGRSKLSCKKIVSLIHY